CCTGAGGAGCGATCAAGGATTCATCTGGCTGGGGATGCTGGACCCGACCGAGGAGGAGCTGGCCGCGGCCAGTCGCGCCTTCAACCTGCCCACCTTGGCCGTGGAGGACACGGTCCATGCGCATCAGCGTCCCAAGCTCGAGGAGTACGAGGGCCATTTCTTCATCGTCCTGAAGACCGCCCGCTATGACGAGTCCGAGGAGCGGGTGCACTTCGGTGAGATCCACGTCTTCCTGGGGCGTGGCTATGCGATCACGGTCCGCCACGGTGAGGCGAGCGAGCTGAAGCCCGCTCGCCAGCGGCTCGAAGGCCAATACGCGGAGCTGCTCGACGCGGGGCCCGCCTCCGTCTCCTGGGCCGTTCTCGACCAGGTGGTCGACGACTACGAGCCCGTCACGTCGGGGATCGATGACGACATCGAGGAGGTGGAGGACGAGGTGTTCAAGGCCGCGGGCGACTCGAGCCAGCGCATCTACTTCCTGAAGCGCGAGGTGATCGAGTTCCACCGCTCGGTCTTCCCCCTGCTCGCGCCGCTCGAGGCGCTCGAGCACGGGGCGTTTCCGGCGATCCCGGACAAGCTTCGCCGCTATTTTCGGGACGTGTCCGACCATGCTCGGCGGGTCGACGAGCAAATCCACTCGCAGCGAGAGCTGCTGACCAGCATCCTCGAGGCGAACCTGTCGCTGATCGGGGTGCAGCAGAACAAGGCCGTGCAGGCGATCTCGGCCTGGGCGGCGATCATCGCCGTGCCGACCTTCCTGGCCAGCATCTGGGGGATGAACTTCGAGCACATGCCCGAGCTTGGGCTGACGGTCGGCTATCCGCTGGCGCTGCTGACGATGCTCGCCGGGACGCTGGTGCTCCACCGCTTCTTCAGGCGGATCGACTGGCTCTAACCTGAGTGCGTGGAACTCCCGCTCGCCCACGTAGAAGGGGCGTTCGAGCCGCTGCAGATCGCGCCGGTGCTGGTGGTGGCGTCGCTGTACGCGATCCGCGCCCGCTCGCTGGCGCTGGCCGGCCGCCCGGTGCCCTTCTGGCGCCAGGCGAGCTTCGCCGCCGGAATGCTCCTGATCCTCGTCGCATTGGTCTCGCCGCTGGCGGCGCTCGACAGCGAGCTCGTCTGGGTGCACATGGCCCAGCACCTGCTGCTCGGCGACCTGGGCGCGCTATTGATCGTGCTCGGGCTCACCGGCCCGCTGCTCCAGCCAGTGCTCGCCGCCCGTGGCCTCGGCTGGCTGCGCGTGCTGAGCCAGCCGGCCGTGGCGCTTCCGCTGTGGCTCGCCGACCTCTATCTGTGGCATGTCCCCGCCCTCTACCAGGCGGCGAACTCGAGCCAGGCGGTGCACGCGTTGGAGCATTTGTGCTTCGTCGGCTTCGGCATCGCGATGTGGATGGCATTGCTGGGCCCGCTGCCGAAGCCCGCGTGGTTCGGGAACGGGGCTCGCCTGGTGTACGTGATCGTGGTCCGGTTTGGTGGCGCCGCGCTCGCCAACGTGTTGCTGTGGGCTGGAACTCCGCTGTATCCGGACTATGCGCCTGGGGAGGCCGCGCACGGGATCTCTGCACTCGCGGACCAGGGAGCGGCCGGCGTCCTGATGATGGTGGAGCAGGGTCTGGTGACGCTGGGCCTCTTCACCTGGCTGTTCTTCCGCGCTGCGCAGCAGAGCGAGGAGCGCCAAGCGCTGCTGGACCTGGCCGCGGAGCGCGGCGTGCAGCTCGACGCGGCGCGCGCTGCACGGGCGGTGGCGGCCGGCCAGGGTGAGCGGCTCCGGGCGCGGATCGCCGCCGGGGGGACCGGCTCCGAGCACTGAGTGCTCGCGGCTGCACGGGGCGACCGCTGAGTAGGGTGGGGCGCCTTGGCGGCTCGGGATCGCTTTCTCGCCTGGCTCGTGACGGGACCGGTGGGTCGCCTTGTCGCCTTCTTCATCGACCTCGCGGCCGTCCTGGGCCGGGGGGTGAGCAATAAGCTCAGGCGGCGATGAGGACCTCCGTCACCGAGCTGGAAGACTCGCGCGTTCGCGTCGAGGTGGAAGTCGAGGCCGACGCCGTCCAGGATCGGCTGGACCGCGCCGCGCATGTGCTTGCCCGCGATATGCGCATGCCGGGCTTTCGCAAGGGCAAGGTCCCCCCGCAGCTCGTGATCCAGCGCGTCGGACGGGAGGCCGTCATGGAGCAGGCGCTCCGCGACTCGCTGCCGGAGTGGTACGAGCGGGCGTTGCTCGACACCGGGATCACGCCGGTAGGTGAGCCGGAGTTGGACGTTCCAGCGCTTCCCGACGCGGGTGAAGAGCTCTCCTTCACGATCGAGGTCTCGGTGCGGCCCACCGCGAAGCTCGGGGAGTACAAGGGGCTGGAGGTGGGCAGGGCCGAGGCCGAGGTCCCGGAAGAGGCGATCCAGGCCGAGCTCGATCGGCTGCGCGAGGGGTTCGCCAGCCTCGACCCCGTGGATCGTCCCGCGGCCAGCGGGGATCTGGCCGTGATCGATTACTCGGGGACCGTCGACGGGGAGGCGTTCGACGGCTCGCAGGCCACGGACCTGATGGTGGAGCTTGGAGCGGAGAGCCTGCTCCCCGAGTTCGACCATGCCCTTATGGGCGCCACGGCCGGAGACGAAGTGACCGTGGAGATGCAGTTCCCTGCCGACCACCGACCCGAGAGCCTGGCCGGCAAGCAGGCGAGCTTCACGGTGAACGTCAAGGAGGTGAGGGAGAAGAAGCTCCCGGAGCTGAACGACGAGTTCGCCGCGGAGGCATCGGAGTTCGAGACTCTCGCCGAGCTTCGTGACGAGCTCCGCCGGCGGATCGCCGCCGCGCTCGAGGCCCGGATCGAGGCGGAGTTCCGCGAGGCGGCGGTCGACGTCGCGGCCGAGGCCGCCCAGATCGAGCTGCCGAGCGAGCTGGTCCACGCGCGCGCCCACGAGATGTGGGACCGCCTTGTGCGAGCGCTGTCCTCTCGAGGCGCCAGCGCCGAGGCCTACCTGCGTATGCAGGGCAAGACGCGCGAGCAGATGGTCACCGACATGGAATCCGACGCCGAGCGAGCCTTGCGCCGCGAAGCCACTCTGGCGGCGGTCGCCGATTCCGAGGAAATCGATGTCTCGGACGAGGAGCTGCTGGAGGCGCTGCAACAAGGGGGGGAGGACGAGGCCCCGGGCCAGTTGCTGGAGCGCCTGCGCGCGAATGGCCGCGACGCGCTGCTTCGCGAGGACCTTCGGATGCGCAAGGCGGCCGAGCTCATCGCCGGTTCGGCGACGCCGATCCCCCAGGGGCAGGCGGCGGCTCGCGAGAAACTCTGGACGCCCGAGAAGGAGAGGGCGGAGGGCGGCGAATCCAGCCTCTGGACTCCGGGCGAGGACCGCTAGCCGCTTTTATAGACTGCTCGCCCCATGAGCCCCTTGGTCCCCATGGTCGTCGAGCAGACCTCGCGCGGCGAGCGCGCCTTCGACATCTACTCGCGCCTGCTCAATGAGCGGATCGTCTTCCTGGGCACGCCGGTGACCGAGGACATCGCCAACCTCGTCGTCGCCCAGCTCATCCACCTCGAGTCCGAGGACCCCGACAAGGACATCTCGATGTACATCAACTCGCCGGGCGGGTCGGTGTACGCGGGCCTCGCGATCTACGACACCGTTCAGTACATAAAGCCCGACGTGCAGACGATCTGCTGCGGGGTGGCGATGAGCATGGGGGCGCTGCTGCTCGCCGGTGGCGCGAATGGCAAGCGGATGGCGTTGCCGAACTCGAAGATCCTCATCCACCAGGTCTCGGGTGGCTTCCAGGGCCCGGCAGCCGACATCGAGATCCACGCGAAGGAGATCATCGACGTCCGCCGGCGCCTCGACGAGATCATCGCCAAGCACACCGAGCACCCGGTCGAGAAGGTAGCCAAGGACACCGAGCGCGACTACTTCATGAGCGCCCAAGAGGCCAAGGAGTACAACATCGTCGACCGGGTGATCGAGCACCACTGACCATCACGCGCGCGCCAGCGCCGCGCGCTGCCAGGCTTGGAGCTGTGCTTTCGGATCCGCCGTGGCCACGGGGCCAGGGGAGGAGCGCCTGGGCGGGTTCCTGCCGGTATCCGACAACAACCCGCCACCCAAGAGGTCTCGCTTTGCATTGGAAGCGACACGTTCAGCACCGCGAGATACTGCGCGGGCGATGTCGCAGGAGAACGTGGAGATGGTCCGAGACGTCATTGACGCAGGCAATCGCGCCGATCTTGACGCGGCGTTGAAGCACTTCGACCCCTACGTGGTGATCCGCCCCGATGCCAATTGGCCAGAGAATCGCCCGAGCCTGGGACACGATGGCGCCCGCTCGTTGTTTGACGACCTCACGGCGGCGCTGGGACCGGGGCAAACCGTCATCGAAGAGCAGATCGACGCTGGCGATCGGGTCGTCACCCTGGTTCGCTTTCGCGGGCATGGGCAGCTGAGCGGCCTTCAGGACGAATACCAGTTGACCCAGGTCTACACATTCCGTCGTGGGAAGGTCGTCATGCTCGAATACTTCCTGGACCACCGGGAAGCCCTCGAAGCCGCCGGGCTGCGGGAGTAGCGCTTGCGGGTTGGCGAGTTTGTGGCGCATACCGCCACAAACTCGCCATTGCGTGGATTCTTAGCTGGCGCCAGTTCTAGCGCGGGCGTCGATCAGGCACTGTGAGAAGGACTCAGCCGCCGTGCTTCGCCCGCCAGTGCGTCTTGCCGGTGTGGCAGTTGGTCGCGCCGCCGCCGAAATTGCCGTTGACCCGCAGGATGCCCCGGGCCTTCTGGTCGTCATCCGTGAGCCTGCCGCGGATGTTGAAGTGCTTCTTGCCGCTTGGGGAGGTGAACTTGCCGTGGAACCTGTTCTCGTCGTTCACCTTCATCGCCGGCGGAGGATTGCCGGCGTCTCCGACCGTCGAGCCGCCGTCGTCGCATTGCATGGGGACGCGGTTGAAGACGAACCTCCGCACCTTGGTCGCC
The nucleotide sequence above comes from Solirubrobacterales bacterium. Encoded proteins:
- a CDS encoding cytochrome c oxidase assembly protein; the protein is MELPLAHVEGAFEPLQIAPVLVVASLYAIRARSLALAGRPVPFWRQASFAAGMLLILVALVSPLAALDSELVWVHMAQHLLLGDLGALLIVLGLTGPLLQPVLAARGLGWLRVLSQPAVALPLWLADLYLWHVPALYQAANSSQAVHALEHLCFVGFGIAMWMALLGPLPKPAWFGNGARLVYVIVVRFGGAALANVLLWAGTPLYPDYAPGEAAHGISALADQGAAGVLMMVEQGLVTLGLFTWLFFRAAQQSEERQALLDLAAERGVQLDAARAARAVAAGQGERLRARIAAGGTGSEH
- a CDS encoding nuclear transport factor 2 family protein, which produces MSQENVEMVRDVIDAGNRADLDAALKHFDPYVVIRPDANWPENRPSLGHDGARSLFDDLTAALGPGQTVIEEQIDAGDRVVTLVRFRGHGQLSGLQDEYQLTQVYTFRRGKVVMLEYFLDHREALEAAGLRE
- a CDS encoding ATP-dependent Clp protease proteolytic subunit; translated protein: MSPLVPMVVEQTSRGERAFDIYSRLLNERIVFLGTPVTEDIANLVVAQLIHLESEDPDKDISMYINSPGGSVYAGLAIYDTVQYIKPDVQTICCGVAMSMGALLLAGGANGKRMALPNSKILIHQVSGGFQGPAADIEIHAKEIIDVRRRLDEIIAKHTEHPVEKVAKDTERDYFMSAQEAKEYNIVDRVIEHH
- the tig gene encoding trigger factor; amino-acid sequence: MRTSVTELEDSRVRVEVEVEADAVQDRLDRAAHVLARDMRMPGFRKGKVPPQLVIQRVGREAVMEQALRDSLPEWYERALLDTGITPVGEPELDVPALPDAGEELSFTIEVSVRPTAKLGEYKGLEVGRAEAEVPEEAIQAELDRLREGFASLDPVDRPAASGDLAVIDYSGTVDGEAFDGSQATDLMVELGAESLLPEFDHALMGATAGDEVTVEMQFPADHRPESLAGKQASFTVNVKEVREKKLPELNDEFAAEASEFETLAELRDELRRRIAAALEARIEAEFREAAVDVAAEAAQIELPSELVHARAHEMWDRLVRALSSRGASAEAYLRMQGKTREQMVTDMESDAERALRREATLAAVADSEEIDVSDEELLEALQQGGEDEAPGQLLERLRANGRDALLREDLRMRKAAELIAGSATPIPQGQAAAREKLWTPEKERAEGGESSLWTPGEDR
- the corA gene encoding magnesium/cobalt transporter CorA, which translates into the protein MIVDCAYYKDRKRQHEDPIDLDRALECLRSDQGFIWLGMLDPTEEELAAASRAFNLPTLAVEDTVHAHQRPKLEEYEGHFFIVLKTARYDESEERVHFGEIHVFLGRGYAITVRHGEASELKPARQRLEGQYAELLDAGPASVSWAVLDQVVDDYEPVTSGIDDDIEEVEDEVFKAAGDSSQRIYFLKREVIEFHRSVFPLLAPLEALEHGAFPAIPDKLRRYFRDVSDHARRVDEQIHSQRELLTSILEANLSLIGVQQNKAVQAISAWAAIIAVPTFLASIWGMNFEHMPELGLTVGYPLALLTMLAGTLVLHRFFRRIDWL